The Deinococcus aquaticus genomic interval TGTCGCGTTCGGTGATCAGGACTTCCAGGGTTTCGCTGCCCGGGGCGATGTCGCCGTTGGCGAGGCGCAGCAGGCGGGTGCCTTCGGGCGTGACGCGCTCGTCGCTGACGCGGTCTTCGGGGACCAGGGCGGCGAAGGCGGACACCTCGGGGTTGCTCTTGCTGCTGACGGTCAGGGCGGTCAGTTGCTCGCCGACCGGGAGCACGTCGATGGGCAGGCTGGTCTGGCGGTACGCGGCGCGCAGGGACGGGTGGTCGTAGCTCAGGGCGACGGGGTCGATGCCCTGGAGGGGTACGCTCTCGGTGCTGCTGTCACCGTACACGCTGAAGCGTTTCAGGGTGTCGCGGTTGGTGGGCAGGCCGTCCTTGTCGGCCGCGACGTACAGTTTCCCGCCGGCCAGGGGCGTTTCGTAGGAGGCGCGGGCCGTCCAGGTCAGGTCGTCGGCGAGGCTCAGGTTGCCGTCCAGGCCGAGGGTGGCGCTGATCACGCCGACGCCCACGCGGCTGCCGTCGGGTTTGACTTCGAAGGTATACGCCTTGACATCCTGACCGACCAGCACGCCGAGTTTCAGGATGGCGGGCGAGGCCTGAGGGTGCAGGATCAGGTCGCCCTCGCCGTCCACGAGGTTGATCTGGTAATCGGCCTCGGTGGGGTTCTGGTCGGGCGTCTGCACTTCGAGGTTGCTGCGCACGGTCAGGCTGGACTGCGTGGTCAGGTTGCCGTGGGCGTCCAGGGCGCGGAAGTGCACGCGCAGCGGGGTGCTGCCGTCGGCGGTCATGAAGCTGGGCGTGACCTCGACGCGGGTGGTCGCGCCGACCAGTTGCACCTGAATGCGGTCCGCGCCGACGTTCAGGGCGTTCGGGCCGGGTTGCAGGGGCACGCCGACGTACGTGACGCGGCGGGTCCCGCGTTCCGGGTCGCTGACGACCTCGCCGACGCTGCTTTCGGGCATGACGGCGCCGTTCACGCGCAGGCTGGCGTCCTGGGTGGCGGGCACCTCGACGACCACGCTGATGCGGTCGCGGATGCGGATCTGGCTGCCGTCCAGGGGGTACTTGATGGCACCCGGGCTCTCGGTGAGGGGAGCGGCGGCGGCGGTGACGCTGCGCGCGGCCCCCAGGTCCGCCTGATCCACGCGGCCCTCGAGGGGTTCGCTGCGGCCACCACGGTAGCGGGCCAGCAGGGCCGGGGCGGGCAGTTCGGGCAGCGGGCCGGCGTGCGCGAGGTCGTAGGTGACCGCGCCGCGCAGGGCCGCGCCGCCGGCCGTGGCGGGGCTGCTGGAGGGTTCGGGCAGCACCCAGTACAGCGTGCCGCTGGGGCCGCGCACGGGGTCCGGGATGGGCTGCCCGTCCAGGCGGCTGCTGCCGGGCACCAGGGTGGCGGCCGCCGGGACGCTGTGCGCGATGACCAGTTCAGTCGCCTGCCGGGGCGCGTCGAAGGGCAGGGTGACGGTGCTGGCGCGGCGCTGCTCGGGGGCCGGGGTGGGCGCGGCAACCGGGACAGGCTGCGCGGCCAGCTGGCCGCCGACCGTCTGGGTGGCGGCGCAGTCCGGGGTGCGCAGGTACGCCTCGAAGGTCTGCGGTCCGGCGGCGGTCACGCGGGCGCGGTAGCTCAGCTCGCGGGTCTCGCCGGGTTGCAGCGTACCGCTGAACTGGGCGCTGCTCAGGGCTTCCAGACCGGCGGGGACCGTGTCGGCCAGCAGGTACGGCGCGGCGCGGGTGCCGGTGTTCGTGACGCGCAGCGTGACCGTGACCTCGTCGCCGACAGTCGCGTCAGGCAGCGGCTCGCGGCTCAGTTGCAGAGTGGTGACGTCCGGGCGGACGTTCAGGGTGACGCTCTGCTGCTGGCCCCAGGGGGACAGGCGGGCCGTGACGGTCAGCGGGCCGCTCTGGGCGGCGGTGCCCGTCAGGCGCAGTTCGCCGGGGCGGGCGGCGCTCAGGGTGCCCTGCAGGTTGTTCAGGCCCTGCACGTTCAGACCAGCCGTGTCGAGGCTCAGGTCCAGTGGCAGGTCGCCGGCGTAGGCGGTGCTGGCGCGGGCAATCAGGGTAACGGTGTCGCCCACGCAGACGTCGAGCTTGTCGCTGCTGAGGCTCAGGGCGACGGTCGGGCGGATCTGGATGTGCGCCTCGCCCTCACCGTTTTTCGGAACGGTGACGCGGCCGGTATCCACGCTGACGTCCGCGCCGGCGACCGGGTCGGGCACCACGGCGTACTGGCCGGGCGCGACGCGCTGCGTGAACAGGCCGTTCACGGTCACGGGGGTCGTACCGACGATGGCGGCCGCCGACGTGGGCTGCGCGCCGCCGGGCAGGATCAGTTCGGCCGTGACCCGCAGCAGCCCGGTCTGGTCGACGCGGCTGATAATGATGGGTTCGGGCACCCCGGCGCGGGTCAGGCTGAAGCCCACGGTGTTACTGAACTGGCGGGCCGTGGGCAGCTGGCGCAGTTCCACGGTGTAGTTGCCGGCCTGCGCGGGCAGGTTCAGGTCCGTGAAGCCCAGGTCGGCGCTGACGGTCAGGGGCGTGACGTTGCCCTGACCGTCGCGCAGGCGGGCCTGGAGTTCCTGGGGGCCGTCGCCGTCGTACATGCGCAGCACGTGAGCCTGACCGTCGGTGCTGACGTTCACGGCGGGCACCCAGTCCTGCGAGTGCACGTTCACGTTCAGGCGGTCGGCGCTGACCGACGCGCTGATCCCGGCGAGGCGCACGGCGAACGTGTTCTTGCCGTTGCCCTGCGTGACGGCCTTCAGGCGGTAGCGGCCGGCCGGGAGGGTCTGGTCGAGCAGGGTTTCCCACTCGTGCGCGCCGGGCGTGAACGTGCGGGTCAGAACGGCGGCGCCGTCCTCGCCGATCAGCGTGAAGGTGGTTGTGACGTCGCTACGGTTGGCGTCGTACTGCTCGTCGCCGTAGTAGGTGTCGCTGCGGTAATCGCTCTGGTCCAGGCGGGGGCTGTACAGCTCCAGGCGGACGGGACCGGCGAGCGGCACGCTGAGCGTGAGGTCCTGATCCCCGACCGACCAGGTGAGGCGGTCACCGACCGTGGTGAGCGGCAGGCTGGTGCTGATTTCCTGGGCGCTGGCGCCGACACTGACGGCCAGGAGGGCCGAGAGGGCAGTCGCGAAGCGTTTGAAGTCGGGTTGCACGTTCAGTACCTCCAGCTGATGACGGGATCGGTGGTGGCGGCCCGTGGCTCGCCTGTCCAGTCAAAGCGGTAGGTGAAGTTTCTCTCACCTGCACTGAGAGTACCCGCGTAGGTATTTCCACCTTCTTTCAAAACGGCACCTGTAGGCAGCGGGTCGGTCAACTGCACGCCTTCCAGGGCGCGGGGAGTGACGACGCGCAGCGTCACCACGTACCCGCCCTCGGTGGCGTACACGGCCTTCTCGACCGTCACGTCACCCACGGTCAGGGTGGTGCGGCGCAGGGCGCTGATATCGCCGCCCAGCGGGGCCAGCGGGAAGTCCACGCTGGTCAGGCCGCGCACGAACACGGTCTGCGTGCCACTCAGCGCGCCGTCCTGGGGGACTTTCAGCGGCGGGTACGGGGTGGTGTTGGGATCCAGGCGCAGGGCGTGCGTGCCGGTCGGAACGTTCGGGAACGAGTAACGCCCTTTCGGATCTGTCACAACCTGCCGTCCGCCGGCCAGCAGCACGCGGGCGCGCTCGACGGGGGTGTCCAGCAGCGGATCGAACAGGCCGTTGCGGTTGCGGTCCACGAACACGGTGCCCACGATGTCCGCGATCGGCGCGAACTTCAGGGGGTTCAGTTTGGTGGTGGCCGTGGCGCGGTTACTGGCGATGGCGCGGGCCACGCCGCCCGCCCCCTTGCCGCTGACTTCCACGGTGTTGATCAGGTCGCCGGTCGCTTCGGGCGTCACGCGGGTCTGGTACGTGATGACGATCGAGCCGCCGGCCGGGATGGTCCCGCCGTTCCAGGTGAGGACACCCGCCGCGATGGCCGGGTCGGCCAGCAGCTTGCCGCCCAGGGTACTGGTGCCGGGAATGTACTCCAGGCCGCGCGCGGGCGTGTCGGTCACGACCGAGTCGATGATGGCGGTCGTGGTGGACTCGTTGGTGATCTTCAGGGTGTAGGTCAGGCGGTCGCCGTAGGTGGCTTCCCGCGCGCTGACGGTCTTCTCGATCAGCAGTTTCGCCGTCCAGACCGGGGTCTGCACCTCGTTGCTGGGCAGCGGCTGGGTCAGTTCGGTGGTCACGAGGTTGAAGATGTTCTTCAGGGCCTCGCCGTCCTGCGCGCGGGTCGACACCTGCGTCACGACCGTCAGGCGGCGGGTCTCTCCGGGGGCCAGGGTGCCCAGGTTCCAGCGGACTACCTGCGAGCCCGGCTGACCGCTGACCGCGCCGCCGTCACTGGCGCCCATGAAGTCCACGTGCGCGGGGATCGGGTCGGTCACGACCGCGTTCGTCAGGGGGCGCGCGTAGGGGTTCCGGACCGTCAGGGTGTACGTGATGGTGTCGCCCTGCGCGACCGTGCCGCCCGCCGGGATGACCACGGTCTGCCCCGCGCTGCCCTGCGTGCTGGCCTCAAAGGACTTCGTGAGTTCCGGCAGGCCAGACTCGACAGCGCCGACCAGGTCGTGCGTGGTGTTGCTGGTTCCCCGGTCGCCGTTGACGGTGATCAGGGATTCCAGCGGCCCGGCCTGCTGCGCGTCGTAGCAGATGCGGACCAGCGCCGTCTGGCCGGGGTCCAGCACCAGCGGTTGCACCAGCGGCTGCCCGTTCTCGCCGTACAGCACGCTGGTGGCCGCGCCCTGCGGGTACGTGACGGTAATGCGGAAGTTGTCGCGCACGTCCCCGGTGTTCTTGACGGTGTGATCGAAGCACACCTGCTGCCCCACCACCGCGAACGGGCGGCTCTGCGAGTCGGCAGGCGTATTCTCGGGCGCTTCGGGCACGCCGACCGGACCGATCGCCACGGCCGGCAGGTACCGCACGTCGGCGCTGGCGCTGCCGCTGCTGCTCTTGCCACCGGTCTGCGCGGTCGCGGTGTTCGGAATGACCTGATTCTCGGCAAACGCACCGGCCAGCATCCGGAAGGTCAGGGTGATGCCGGCGCCCGGAGCGAGGCGTTCGGCACGCACGCGCACGCCGCGTACCGGCGCGACCTCCTGGGCCGTCCAGGTCACGCCGTCCTGGGTGTACTCCAGCGTGCCGGTGTTCGTGCGGGCGCTGCCAGTTACGAAGGTCAGGCCCTGCGCGGCCTGCTCGGCCAGCAGGTCGGTCAGGATCACCTCGCGGCTCTCGCCCTGGCCGGTGTTACTGGTCGTGACCGTCACGGTCGTCTCGCTGCCGGGCCGCACCAGCGCAGGCGTGAAGGACTTCTGCACGCCCAGCACCGGGGGCGGCCCGACCTGCACGCGGCTCACGTTGTTGCTGTCGGCATTCTCGCCACCCACGCAACTGGCGACCAGGTTCACGTACGCGTCGCCCTGCGCGTCACTGGTGTTCACGACCAGCAGCAGGGCCGCGCTGTCGTCGGGAGCCAGGGTCACGCGGCTCACCTCGGGCTCGTTCGTGTCCGGCTGACCGTTGCCGTTCAGGTCACGAATCACACGCAGCGCCGGGCTGATGGTACTGCCGGCCTCGCCGCGCGCCAGCACCGGGAAGTCCCCACTGGTGTTCCCGGTATTCACGACCGTGTACTGGAACACCGCCTGCTCACCGGGCAGCAGCGTGGCCGACTGCCCCGGCTGCGGCACCGTGCCGTCCGGCGTGACACTGACCGAACACACCGCCTGCACGACCGTGACGATGGTGTTCGACACCGCCCGGATCGGGTCCGGCGAGGTCGGAGGAATGAATTCCGCCTGCGCCTGGTTGGTGATCTCGGTACCGGCGGGGGTGCGGGCGGCGCCAGCCTGACCCGCCAGGATCAGCAGGCCAGTCAGCATCAGATTGGGGGTCAGGGGGAAGCGGGTCACGGGAGTCTCCTTGCGGGGCGCGCCGGGCAGGGCGCGCGGGGAAAAAGGGTGGCGCACTCAAATGTGCGAAATTCAATATTGGTTCTGCTGTTGTGAAGAGGCGCGCCCCGCCTCAGTGCAGGGCGCGCCTCGGGTAGATCAGTTGACGGTGACGGTGAAGTCGGCGGTCAGGGTG includes:
- a CDS encoding DUF11 domain-containing protein yields the protein MQPDFKRFATALSALLAVSVGASAQEISTSLPLTTVGDRLTWSVGDQDLTLSVPLAGPVRLELYSPRLDQSDYRSDTYYGDEQYDANRSDVTTTFTLIGEDGAAVLTRTFTPGAHEWETLLDQTLPAGRYRLKAVTQGNGKNTFAVRLAGISASVSADRLNVNVHSQDWVPAVNVSTDGQAHVLRMYDGDGPQELQARLRDGQGNVTPLTVSADLGFTDLNLPAQAGNYTVELRQLPTARQFSNTVGFSLTRAGVPEPIIISRVDQTGLLRVTAELILPGGAQPTSAAAIVGTTPVTVNGLFTQRVAPGQYAVVPDPVAGADVSVDTGRVTVPKNGEGEAHIQIRPTVALSLSSDKLDVCVGDTVTLIARASTAYAGDLPLDLSLDTAGLNVQGLNNLQGTLSAARPGELRLTGTAAQSGPLTVTARLSPWGQQQSVTLNVRPDVTTLQLSREPLPDATVGDEVTVTLRVTNTGTRAAPYLLADTVPAGLEALSSAQFSGTLQPGETRELSYRARVTAAGPQTFEAYLRTPDCAATQTVGGQLAAQPVPVAAPTPAPEQRRASTVTLPFDAPRQATELVIAHSVPAAATLVPGSSRLDGQPIPDPVRGPSGTLYWVLPEPSSSPATAGGAALRGAVTYDLAHAGPLPELPAPALLARYRGGRSEPLEGRVDQADLGAARSVTAAAAPLTESPGAIKYPLDGSQIRIRDRISVVVEVPATQDASLRVNGAVMPESSVGEVVSDPERGTRRVTYVGVPLQPGPNALNVGADRIQVQLVGATTRVEVTPSFMTADGSTPLRVHFRALDAHGNLTTQSSLTVRSNLEVQTPDQNPTEADYQINLVDGEGDLILHPQASPAILKLGVLVGQDVKAYTFEVKPDGSRVGVGVISATLGLDGNLSLADDLTWTARASYETPLAGGKLYVAADKDGLPTNRDTLKRFSVYGDSSTESVPLQGIDPVALSYDHPSLRAAYRQTSLPIDVLPVGEQLTALTVSSKSNPEVSAFAALVPEDRVSDERVTPEGTRLLRLANGDIAPGSETLEVLITERDTGKELRRVTLQRNADYILDHRTGIITLARALDTSDAQLNDVTVLASYRLNNPLAQRKAAFGAQVKYTGQNYTAGVAAISLDQTVTTGARVTYDNGTTRADGLLAYASGIQGSADLSTTLGRSTIQARVRYQDGQYDGLAPFSPGLTTSASVDSRLTGNLSSSLQAEYHNTLGTTAADTSGGSVTGRADYRLAPFSVGAGLKYAFGDQYGIGAVVSAGYHQKPIDVDVVHTQPLTGNLDTTTTITTRYAVTDSVSVGLTDQINWNKGHTASLNLDSRLGNTNYQVAYDLPNAGGQGNRARFGVSTTLPLTDRLTAGLRGSATYDIGTAQTNLGAGADLHYATDRINATAGTDLTYTTKGFGVVLRTGISGSLSDHLSLTADGLMEFGAGKNGQRAALGYAYRNRTFNSLGTVRYVNGTLAGNQPELSSNFAAEYRQPTWAVRAGLDTRALLNDPGSFTAQFGASGTYYVTDRIGIGAWGRAITQPASQNTQYGYGLEASLRALPGTWITAGYNPAGFTGIGNTYTRQGAYLRLDLTIDETLGQNK
- a CDS encoding DUF11 domain-containing protein, with the translated sequence MTRFPLTPNLMLTGLLILAGQAGAARTPAGTEITNQAQAEFIPPTSPDPIRAVSNTIVTVVQAVCSVSVTPDGTVPQPGQSATLLPGEQAVFQYTVVNTGNTSGDFPVLARGEAGSTISPALRVIRDLNGNGQPDTNEPEVSRVTLAPDDSAALLLVVNTSDAQGDAYVNLVASCVGGENADSNNVSRVQVGPPPVLGVQKSFTPALVRPGSETTVTVTTSNTGQGESREVILTDLLAEQAAQGLTFVTGSARTNTGTLEYTQDGVTWTAQEVAPVRGVRVRAERLAPGAGITLTFRMLAGAFAENQVIPNTATAQTGGKSSSGSASADVRYLPAVAIGPVGVPEAPENTPADSQSRPFAVVGQQVCFDHTVKNTGDVRDNFRITVTYPQGAATSVLYGENGQPLVQPLVLDPGQTALVRICYDAQQAGPLESLITVNGDRGTSNTTHDLVGAVESGLPELTKSFEASTQGSAGQTVVIPAGGTVAQGDTITYTLTVRNPYARPLTNAVVTDPIPAHVDFMGASDGGAVSGQPGSQVVRWNLGTLAPGETRRLTVVTQVSTRAQDGEALKNIFNLVTTELTQPLPSNEVQTPVWTAKLLIEKTVSAREATYGDRLTYTLKITNESTTTAIIDSVVTDTPARGLEYIPGTSTLGGKLLADPAIAAGVLTWNGGTIPAGGSIVITYQTRVTPEATGDLINTVEVSGKGAGGVARAIASNRATATTKLNPLKFAPIADIVGTVFVDRNRNGLFDPLLDTPVERARVLLAGGRQVVTDPKGRYSFPNVPTGTHALRLDPNTTPYPPLKVPQDGALSGTQTVFVRGLTSVDFPLAPLGGDISALRRTTLTVGDVTVEKAVYATEGGYVVTLRVVTPRALEGVQLTDPLPTGAVLKEGGNTYAGTLSAGERNFTYRFDWTGEPRAATTDPVISWRY